In Desulfovibrio sp. UIB00, the following are encoded in one genomic region:
- a CDS encoding tetratricopeptide repeat protein has protein sequence MKARYDDLDEYIADLKAEIAQNEQCATHYYNLGLALLTKRDFVAAEEALLNAVRNSPHLAEAYVQLGGICLERGDLDGCLRYNEEAANCRAKFPVPWGNIAFVHLQRGEPDKAITALNKALKWDPNFVQARNALSTAYYMKGDFAACETACKEVIKQQPGFAPAWNNLALAQFEMEQYADAAESAKKAQALGFEVPEGFLEELKAKGV, from the coding sequence ATGAAAGCTCGCTACGATGACCTGGATGAATACATTGCCGATCTGAAGGCGGAAATCGCCCAGAACGAGCAGTGCGCTACCCATTACTACAATCTTGGTCTGGCCCTGCTGACCAAGCGCGACTTTGTGGCTGCTGAAGAAGCCCTGCTGAACGCGGTGCGCAATTCGCCGCATCTGGCGGAGGCCTACGTGCAGCTTGGCGGCATCTGTCTTGAACGCGGCGACCTTGACGGCTGCCTGCGCTACAACGAAGAAGCCGCCAACTGCCGCGCCAAATTCCCTGTGCCGTGGGGCAACATTGCCTTTGTGCACCTGCAGCGCGGCGAGCCCGACAAGGCCATCACGGCCCTGAACAAAGCCCTCAAGTGGGATCCCAATTTTGTGCAGGCCCGGAATGCGCTTTCCACCGCCTATTATATGAAGGGCGACTTTGCGGCTTGCGAAACAGCCTGCAAGGAAGTGATCAAGCAGCAGCCCGGTTTTGCCCCGGCCTGGAACAATCTGGCGCTGGCGCAGTTTGAAATGGAACAGTACGCCGATGCCGCAGAATCCGCCAAAAAGGCGCAGGCTCTGGGCTTTGAAGTGCCGGAAGGCTTTCTTGAAGAGCTTAAGGCCAAGGGCGTCTAA
- a CDS encoding cupin domain-containing protein translates to MNAQEIISHFGMRPHPEGGFYHRTYEAPQILTADEMPCGFIGPRPVSTAILFLLEQGQYSRLHRIRQDELWHFHLGGPLRLACIDTHGQPREVILGPNIMAGQHVQFTIPGGCWFGATPAPGSEFALVGCTVSPGFDMEDLRLGQPEELTLRYPNAKDCIREFCPPLNDAQRAACRRCGDDE, encoded by the coding sequence ATGAACGCCCAAGAAATCATATCCCATTTCGGCATGCGGCCCCACCCCGAAGGGGGGTTCTATCACCGCACATACGAAGCTCCGCAAATTCTTACGGCGGACGAAATGCCCTGTGGTTTTATAGGGCCAAGACCCGTATCTACAGCTATTCTTTTTCTGCTTGAGCAGGGGCAATATTCGCGTCTGCACCGCATCAGGCAGGATGAACTGTGGCATTTCCACCTTGGCGGCCCCTTGCGCCTTGCCTGCATTGATACCCACGGCCAACCGCGCGAAGTGATCCTTGGCCCGAATATTATGGCGGGGCAACACGTGCAGTTTACCATTCCCGGCGGCTGCTGGTTTGGCGCAACGCCTGCGCCAGGCAGCGAGTTTGCGCTTGTGGGCTGCACAGTTTCACCGGGCTTTGACATGGAAGACCTGCGCCTGGGCCAGCCGGAAGAGCTGACCCTGCGCTACCCCAATGCAAAAGACTGCATCCGCGAATTCTGTCCACCTCTGAACGATGCTCAGCGCGCCGCCTGTAGAAGATGCGGTGACGACGAATGA
- a CDS encoding rubrerythrin family protein, which yields MSTTQENLMAAFAGESQANRKYLAFAAAADKEGMHQVAKLFRAAAAAETVHAHAHLKNAGKIGDTMANLKSAIEGETYEFTTMYPDMIKQAQAEGQSAVAKYFDFANQVEEIHAKLYKKALENPAALPATDYYVCKVCGYTHEGPCDACPVCGGGAAAFFKVED from the coding sequence ATGAGCACCACACAAGAAAATTTGATGGCGGCCTTTGCCGGAGAATCCCAGGCTAACCGCAAGTACCTTGCCTTTGCTGCCGCTGCCGACAAGGAAGGCATGCATCAGGTTGCAAAGCTGTTCCGCGCTGCTGCGGCTGCTGAAACAGTTCACGCTCATGCCCACCTCAAGAATGCTGGCAAGATCGGCGACACCATGGCCAACCTCAAGTCGGCCATTGAAGGTGAAACCTACGAATTCACCACCATGTACCCCGACATGATCAAGCAGGCTCAGGCCGAAGGCCAGAGCGCAGTTGCCAAGTATTTTGACTTTGCCAACCAGGTGGAAGAAATCCACGCCAAGCTTTACAAAAAAGCTCTGGAAAATCCCGCCGCCCTGCCCGCCACTGATTACTATGTGTGCAAGGTTTGCGGCTATACCCACGAAGGCCCCTGCGACGCGTGTCCTGTGTGCGGCGGCGGTGCGGCTGCTTTCTTCAAGGTCGAAGACTAG
- a CDS encoding S41 family peptidase, whose amino-acid sequence MRLLVRLSLLVLLLAVGGMVALPGAPQCAEKKETSKEAPSKFDALKRFSQVLDLVERYYVRDVTQGDLINGAVKGMLQGLDPHSTFMNAEEYKEMQETTSGEFFGIGIEISMENGQVTVVTPIEDTPAYRAGLKSGDIILSINGQPAQELSLQEVVSRIRGPKGSEVELAILHSDAKAPQTVRLVRDAIPLISVKSKKLEDGYYWIRLTRFSERTTEELRDALKAAEKETKNSGGIKGIVLDLRNNPGGLLDQAVSVSDTFLDKGVIVSIKGRRDNTDRVYEAKKQGDDIHAPMVVLINAGSASASEIVAGALRDQKRALTVGERSFGKGSVQNIIPLSDGSGLKLTVALYYTPNGSSIQAEGVVPDVEVPFEAPRTDDKDNSRLMVREQDLNRHIENGKDKKSSKAKNGKEDAAEQLARDNQLRMALQMVKSLPKMREIRN is encoded by the coding sequence ATGCGTCTTCTTGTCCGTCTTAGCCTTCTTGTGCTTCTGCTTGCCGTGGGCGGCATGGTCGCCCTGCCGGGCGCTCCCCAGTGCGCCGAAAAAAAGGAAACGTCCAAGGAAGCCCCCAGTAAGTTTGATGCGCTCAAGCGCTTCAGCCAGGTTCTTGATCTGGTGGAGCGTTATTACGTGCGTGATGTGACGCAGGGCGACCTTATCAATGGCGCGGTCAAAGGCATGCTTCAGGGCCTTGACCCGCATTCCACCTTTATGAACGCCGAAGAATACAAAGAAATGCAGGAGACCACCTCCGGCGAATTCTTTGGTATTGGTATAGAAATTTCTATGGAAAACGGCCAGGTTACGGTGGTGACCCCCATTGAGGACACCCCCGCCTACCGGGCCGGGCTCAAGTCTGGCGATATTATACTGTCCATCAACGGGCAGCCCGCGCAGGAACTCTCGTTGCAGGAAGTTGTTTCCCGCATCCGTGGCCCCAAGGGTTCGGAGGTGGAGCTTGCCATCCTGCACAGCGACGCCAAGGCCCCGCAGACTGTCCGCCTTGTGCGCGATGCCATTCCGCTAATCAGCGTGAAGTCCAAGAAGCTCGAGGACGGATATTACTGGATTCGCCTCACGCGTTTTTCTGAGCGCACCACCGAAGAACTGCGCGATGCTCTTAAGGCGGCAGAAAAGGAAACCAAGAATTCCGGCGGCATCAAGGGCATTGTGCTTGACCTGCGCAATAACCCCGGCGGGCTGCTTGATCAGGCTGTGAGTGTTTCTGACACGTTCCTCGACAAGGGCGTCATCGTTTCCATCAAGGGACGGCGTGACAATACTGACCGTGTGTACGAAGCCAAAAAGCAGGGCGATGACATTCATGCGCCTATGGTGGTGCTGATCAACGCTGGTTCCGCCTCCGCTTCTGAAATTGTGGCTGGCGCCCTGCGCGACCAGAAGCGCGCCCTCACAGTGGGTGAGCGTTCATTCGGCAAAGGATCCGTGCAGAACATCATCCCGCTTTCAGACGGCTCCGGCCTCAAGCTTACGGTTGCCCTGTACTACACGCCCAACGGCAGCTCCATTCAGGCCGAAGGCGTTGTGCCTGATGTGGAAGTGCCGTTTGAAGCCCCCCGCACGGACGACAAGGATAACTCCCGCCTTATGGTGCGCGAGCAGGATCTGAACCGTCACATTGAAAACGGCAAGGACAAAAAATCTTCCAAGGCCAAGAACGGCAAGGAAGATGCCGCCGAGCAGCTCGCGCGCGACAACCAGTTGCGCATGGCCCTGCAAATGGTCAAGAGCCTCCCCAAAATGCGGGAAATCAGGAATTAA
- a CDS encoding divergent polysaccharide deacetylase family protein has protein sequence MGGLLWLLCSLAVSCWVYWQLEAPSKEQEAASGGVLPFAVAHKSAGARASWQGFDRALALESVDALFARALPLALPQAQWQQLALQENLPAETSQFPAGENIPPNFTASAEQAAYASAADLRQFTVSGPCAPLRLGLALLQGLRGQNPVLERAGVRAEVRWTSQGTLEVLLNHLVYYVVSFPGREGQLSDLAQPLPPEALAVVIDDMGQKLESAEALSSLLFPVTLAIWPRSPHAQETAVLAASRRLDCLLHQPMEALPRALHGRPDPGPGALLTSMSAQEVQTVLEENLRILPSVIGLNNHMGSAFTGDISLCRTLCGMLGGRGLAVLDSVTRPDPQLALAAREAGLVGLARDVFLDTRRDTAAILSALDAAAARARAQGMAVAIGHPYPETLRALRDWQDKDGVAVVPLRRILWKLAQDGAAVAARSYSANNNMEKE, from the coding sequence ATGGGCGGTTTGTTGTGGCTTTTATGCAGTCTGGCTGTATCCTGCTGGGTATATTGGCAACTGGAAGCTCCGTCCAAGGAGCAGGAGGCTGCGTCGGGCGGGGTTTTACCCTTTGCTGTTGCCCACAAATCCGCAGGCGCACGAGCCAGTTGGCAGGGTTTTGACAGGGCGCTGGCTCTGGAAAGCGTAGATGCGCTGTTTGCTCGTGCGCTCCCGCTGGCCTTGCCTCAGGCGCAGTGGCAACAGCTCGCTTTGCAAGAAAATTTGCCTGCCGAAACATCGCAATTTCCCGCCGGGGAAAACATTCCTCCCAATTTCACCGCTTCCGCAGAGCAGGCGGCATATGCCAGCGCGGCGGATCTGCGGCAGTTCACCGTCAGCGGCCCGTGCGCGCCACTGCGCCTAGGGCTGGCTCTGCTTCAGGGGCTGCGCGGTCAAAACCCCGTTCTGGAAAGGGCAGGAGTGCGCGCCGAGGTGCGCTGGACATCGCAAGGAACGCTTGAAGTCCTACTCAATCATCTGGTATACTATGTTGTTAGCTTCCCTGGTCGGGAGGGGCAGCTTTCAGATTTGGCACAACCTCTGCCGCCGGAGGCCCTGGCTGTTGTCATTGATGACATGGGCCAGAAGCTTGAATCCGCAGAAGCTCTTTCCTCGCTGTTATTTCCGGTGACTCTGGCCATCTGGCCCAGATCGCCTCATGCGCAGGAAACCGCCGTGCTTGCGGCATCCCGGCGGCTTGATTGCCTGTTGCACCAGCCCATGGAGGCCCTGCCACGGGCCCTGCATGGCAGGCCGGATCCTGGCCCCGGAGCGCTGCTCACCAGTATGAGCGCGCAGGAGGTGCAGACGGTGCTTGAGGAAAATCTGCGGATTTTACCCTCGGTCATTGGCCTCAACAACCATATGGGCTCGGCATTTACTGGTGATATTTCGCTGTGCAGAACGCTGTGCGGCATGCTTGGCGGGCGAGGGCTCGCCGTGCTCGACAGTGTGACGCGCCCAGACCCCCAGCTGGCACTTGCAGCCAGAGAGGCGGGGCTGGTCGGCCTTGCACGTGATGTTTTTCTGGATACGCGCCGCGACACTGCGGCCATTCTGTCTGCGCTTGACGCGGCGGCAGCCCGCGCCCGCGCTCAAGGCATGGCTGTGGCCATTGGTCATCCTTATCCTGAAACCCTGCGCGCCTTGCGCGACTGGCAGGACAAGGATGGCGTGGCGGTGGTGCCCTTGCGGCGCATACTCTGGAAACTGGCCCAGGACGGAGCCGCCGTTGCGGCGCGTTCTTATTCTGCTAACAACAACATGGAAAAGGAGTAA
- the ndk gene encoding nucleoside-diphosphate kinase — protein MQSTFAIIKPDAVSRNLTGEILAAMEASGLKIVALKRLRLSKAQAAGFYAVHSERPFFDSLTDYMSSGPVVCVVLRGEDAVPRWRALMGATNPAQAEPGTLRHKYGQSLEANAVHGSDAAETAAFEIGYFFSGLEITE, from the coding sequence ATGCAATCCACTTTCGCCATTATCAAGCCTGACGCAGTTTCGCGCAATCTGACCGGGGAAATTCTGGCTGCCATGGAAGCTTCCGGCCTCAAAATTGTGGCTCTCAAGCGCTTGCGCCTTTCCAAGGCCCAGGCTGCGGGCTTTTATGCCGTCCACAGCGAGCGCCCTTTTTTTGATAGCCTGACGGACTACATGTCTTCCGGTCCGGTGGTTTGCGTTGTTTTGCGCGGCGAAGACGCGGTGCCCCGCTGGCGCGCCCTCATGGGGGCCACCAATCCGGCTCAGGCAGAGCCCGGCACCCTGCGTCACAAGTATGGCCAAAGCCTGGAAGCCAATGCTGTTCACGGCTCGGACGCCGCTGAAACTGCGGCTTTTGAAATAGGCTACTTCTTCAGCGGCCTGGAAATCACGGAGTAA
- a CDS encoding YigZ family protein: MTRYAVPDVAPQHPHCTEIVIRRSRFLAQCAHTPDAATARAFVEQVRRQYADATHNCWAYAAGAPGNTAQIGSSDDGEPHGTAGRPMLQIVLHSGIGELCVVVSRWFGGVKLGTGGLVRAYQDSVRENLADLPVRQRVPETSLQLTVAYAHLDALRRMLPTYEARLESEDYQAEARLQLRLPAEHVEAFQIALAGVSNGAALCSELTDGDTA, translated from the coding sequence ATGACGCGCTATGCCGTGCCTGATGTTGCCCCGCAACACCCGCACTGCACAGAAATCGTTATCCGCCGCAGTCGCTTTCTTGCCCAGTGCGCTCATACGCCGGATGCGGCAACAGCGCGGGCCTTTGTGGAACAGGTACGACGCCAGTACGCCGATGCAACGCACAACTGCTGGGCATATGCCGCTGGCGCGCCGGGAAACACGGCGCAGATCGGCTCGTCTGACGATGGAGAACCCCACGGCACGGCTGGCAGGCCCATGCTGCAAATTGTGCTGCACAGCGGCATTGGCGAATTGTGCGTGGTGGTGAGCCGCTGGTTTGGCGGCGTCAAGCTTGGCACAGGCGGCCTTGTGCGGGCCTATCAGGACAGTGTGCGCGAAAATCTGGCCGACCTGCCCGTGAGGCAGCGTGTGCCGGAAACCAGTTTGCAGCTTACCGTTGCCTACGCACACCTTGATGCCCTGCGCCGCATGCTGCCAACCTACGAAGCCCGCCTTGAAAGTGAAGACTATCAGGCTGAGGCCAGATTGCAACTGCGATTGCCCGCCGAACACGTGGAGGCCTTTCAGATCGCGCTTGCTGGCGTGAGCAATGGCGCGGCCCTGTGCAGCGAGCTTACGGACGGCGACACTGCCTGA